A single window of Rubripirellula lacrimiformis DNA harbors:
- a CDS encoding IS1182 family transposase, whose protein sequence is MKIPTDAQQRGSARTHRPERSQVEMRFYSLDQMVAREHRVRLVWQYCESLDLGPLYEKIKSKVDGRGRTPIDPRILFALWFYATLEGISSARRLSDLTTRDFHYLWICGDVTVNHHTLSDFRSGNAEYLEKLLSDSIAVLLSEKLITLDTIGQDGMRVRASAGSSSFRSESTLQQMQEVAEDYVKELAERSDEEAAAATRAEQAARKRAADERLERIKAAQENLKELERRRKEKRSRKSKSTPRASTTDPEAARMKMGDGGFRPAYNVQFASDGDSRIVVGVSVDNQGSDQGEMLPMYESICRTYGVTPAHYLVDGGFTKASDIEAMDAAGTEVYGPLKDIKRQVANGKDPHASKPGDSDAMARYRKRMGTPEAQEMLRRRPSIAEFPNAECRNRGLHQFRVRGQKKAMAQTLWHVLVNNFNRLNNLGFLQTLMRQSCTATP, encoded by the coding sequence ATGAAAATTCCAACCGATGCTCAGCAGCGTGGTTCCGCTCGCACCCACCGCCCCGAACGCAGCCAAGTTGAGATGCGGTTCTATTCGCTTGACCAGATGGTGGCCCGCGAGCACCGCGTTCGTTTGGTATGGCAGTACTGCGAATCGCTCGACCTCGGACCGCTTTACGAGAAGATTAAATCGAAAGTAGATGGTCGTGGTCGCACCCCGATCGATCCGCGAATCCTCTTCGCCCTGTGGTTCTACGCAACGCTCGAAGGGATCAGTAGCGCCCGCCGTTTGAGCGATTTGACCACCCGCGACTTCCACTACCTGTGGATCTGCGGCGATGTCACGGTTAATCATCACACCCTGAGCGACTTTCGCAGCGGCAACGCCGAGTATCTCGAGAAGTTGCTTAGCGACTCGATCGCCGTGCTGCTGAGCGAAAAACTGATCACGTTGGATACCATCGGGCAGGATGGCATGCGGGTGCGTGCCTCGGCCGGCAGCAGTTCGTTTCGGTCCGAATCGACGCTCCAACAGATGCAAGAGGTTGCCGAAGACTATGTAAAGGAACTCGCCGAGCGATCCGACGAGGAAGCTGCCGCGGCAACTCGGGCCGAACAGGCCGCCCGCAAGCGTGCTGCCGACGAACGACTCGAGCGTATCAAGGCGGCTCAAGAGAACCTCAAAGAACTTGAGCGACGTCGTAAAGAGAAACGATCACGCAAAAGCAAGTCGACCCCACGAGCCTCCACAACGGACCCCGAAGCGGCGCGGATGAAGATGGGAGACGGCGGTTTTCGCCCCGCCTATAACGTCCAATTCGCCAGCGACGGCGACTCTCGAATTGTCGTCGGCGTGAGCGTTGACAATCAGGGCAGCGATCAAGGTGAGATGCTTCCGATGTACGAGTCGATCTGCCGCACCTATGGGGTGACGCCGGCACACTACTTGGTCGACGGCGGGTTCACCAAAGCGAGCGATATCGAAGCGATGGACGCTGCGGGGACGGAGGTTTACGGTCCACTGAAGGACATCAAAAGACAAGTCGCTAACGGCAAGGATCCCCATGCGAGCAAGCCGGGCGATAGCGACGCGATGGCGAGGTATCGAAAGAGGATGGGGACACCCGAGGCGCAGGAGATGTTGAGACGACGTCCATCGATAGCTGAATTTCCCAACGCGGAATGTCGTAATCGCGGTCTTCATCAGTTCCGGGTTCGTGGCCAGAAGAAAGCAATGGCCCAAACGCTTTGGCACGTGCTGGTGAACAACTTCAATCGATTGAACAACCTAGGATTTTTACAAACACTGATGAGGCAATCCTGTACTGCGACGCCTTGA